The Engystomops pustulosus chromosome 4, aEngPut4.maternal, whole genome shotgun sequence genome contains a region encoding:
- the LOC140126692 gene encoding uncharacterized protein isoform X1: MDSDNIKSLDTKYSSRRLPARTNLSSPQKICFDRAALRKPLKLTVVRDTKTHSVGCHHPNTSDTIKRGTLLSPLLDKKTEWLFQDDLQPEESEQVHTVSEVQDGNSELGSRSDPTRSIYVYDRSERCVLPCANTSKISKVPQIRSMITLGRRGPLSVQGAAFWDFFGPQDIHKNHDRGDSFPEAERDSSHPLPGRSVTGGRFETRAYTPPRFHNEDPTAVRMDNKPGKVQTKLKYRSCVSRNIIGFDPADVLLPPEKATRLMQHAIMFQKRSHCTIREAMRILGLMTSSIQSVQWSQSHTRVLQSWILASWDKDPQHLNQKIQIPEAVKQSLEWWIDTSNLGRGISWHPWPVLNIRTDASQSGWGADIAGLPVQGLWPSSIRSRSSNFRELRAVLETLRASAQSLRGKHVRIYSDNTTTVAYLRHQGGTRNPDLLSLSDKIFIWAETNIRSLSATHLKGEMNQIADYLSRQTIDHNEWCLNEKIFSSLTQKWGQPVTDLFATSKNTKVPHFFSLDPNTPVCQRDAFSQSWSGPPNVCLSSYTSHSESDSEDQRRPSKGYTHCSLVAKEELVSVAREDGIGRTCHAGTSKQSSVPGSSLPSRSTGSPALGMDPERRLLISRGLSNKVLDFLQAGFDKGLKTNSLKVQISALSAFFDTPLAENRWIQRFVKATARLRPHIKQNISNWDLSLVLDYLTKIPFEPLETVRLRELTLKLTFLIAITTARRLGEIQSLSIKEPYLKICEDKIVLMLDKAFTPKVASSFHRNQEIILPSFCQNPKHAKEQEWHTLDVRRYLLHYLEVTKSWRKDNNILLQFKGKSKGRKASKASIARWIRTVIKEAYDANNLDISGTIRAHSTRGVAASWAEKRGASLEDICRAATWSTHLTFAKHYRLDVQSTRDQSFGRKVLQAVVPP, from the exons ATGGACTCAGATAACATCAAAtccctggatactaagtattcttcgAGAAGGTTACCAGCTAGAACTAACCTCTCTTCCCCCCAGAAAATTTGTTTTGACAGAGCAGCCCTCAGAAAACCTCTCAAACTCACTGTGGTCAGAGATACAAAAACTCATTCAGTTGGATGTCATCATCCCAATACCTCAGACACAATTAAAAGAGGgacactactctcccctcttcttgatAAAAAAACCGAATGGCTCTTTCAGGATGATTTGCAACCTGAAGAATCTGAACAGGTACATACGGTATCGGAAGTTCAAGATGGAAACAGTGAGCTCGGCAGCCGTTCTGATCCAACCAGGAGCATCTATGTGTACGATAGATCTGAGAGATGCGTATTACCATGTGCCAATACATCAAAAATCTCAAAAGTTCCTCAGATTCGCAGTATGATCACCTTGGGGAGAAGAGGTCCACTATCAGTACAAGGCGCTGCCTTTTGGGATTTCTTCGGCCCCCAGGACATTCACAAAAATCATGATCGAGGTGATAGCTTTCCTGAGGCAGAAAGGGATTCTAGTCATCCCCTACCTGGACGATCTGTTACTGGTGGCCGGTTCGAAACAAGAGCTTATACACCACCGAGATTTCACAATGAGGATCCTACAGCAGTTAGGATGGATAATAAACCTGGAAAAGTCCAAACTAAACTCAAGTACAGAAGTTGTGTTTCTAGGAACATTATTGGATTCGATCCAGCAGATGTCCTCTTACCACCAGAGAAAGCAACAAGACTAATGCAACATGCTATAATGTTTCAAAAAAGAAGTCATTGCACGATAAGGGAAGCCATGAGGATACTGGGCCTTATGACATCTTCCATACAAAGTGTACAGTGGAGCCAAAGTCACACCAGAGTCCTTCAAAGTTGGATATTGGCCTCCTGGGACAAAGATCCCCAACATCTAAATCAAAAGATCCAGATTCCGGAAGCGGTCAAGCAATCCCTGGAGTGGTGGATAGATACTTCCAACCTGGGAAGAGGGAtatcatggcatccctggccagtgtTAAATATCCggacggacgcaagtcagtcaggaTGGGGAGCGGACATAGCAGGCCTTCCCGTTCAGGGTCTATGGCCGTCCTCAATCAGATCCCGTTCCTCGAACTTCCGAGAACTAAGAGCTGTTCTAGAGACTTTAAGAGCAAGTGCTCAAAGCCTGAGGGGAAAGCATGTAAGAATTTATTCAGACAACACCACCACGGTGGCTTATCTCCGTCATCAGGGGGGTACCAGGAACCCCGATCTCCTCAGTCTTTCGGACAAGATATTCATCTGGGCAGAAACCAACATCCGCTCCCTCtcagccacccatctaaagggagAAATGAATCAAATAGCGGACTATCTCAGTCGTCAGACGATAGACCACAACGAGTGGTGTCTAAACGAGAAAATCTTTTCAAGTCTCACACAAAAATGGGGACAACCAGTAACAGATCTTTTTGCTAccagcaaaaatacaaaagttcctcatttcttctctctggatCCAAATACTCCGGTTTGCCAAAGGGATGCCTTCAGCCAGTCCTGGAGCGGACCTCCTAATGTATGCCTTTCCTCCTATACCTCTCATAGCGAGAGTGATTCAGAAGATCAGAGAAGACCTAGCAAAGGTTATACTCattgttccctggtggccaaagaggaactggtttccgtggCTAGGGAAGATGGCATTGGAAGAACCTGTCATGCTGGAACCTCTAAACAATcttctgttccagggtccagtttaCCATCCAGATCCACAGGCTCTCCGGCTctcggcatggatcctgaaaggagatTGCTGATATCCAGGGGACTATCAAACAAG gtgctagacttcctgcaaGCAGGGTTTGACAAGGGCCTTAAGACGAATTCCTTAAAAGTCCAAATTTCAGCCCTCAGTGCCTTTTTCGACACTCCATTAGCCGAAAATAGatggatccaaaggtttgtcaaagctacgGCTAGACTAAGACCTCATATAAAACAGAATATCTCCAATTGGGATCTTTCATTAGTACTGGATTATCTCACAAAAATACCGTTTGAACCTCTAGAGACGGTTAGACTTAGAGAGTTAACGCTAAAACTTACCTTTCTcatagccataacaacagctaggcgtTTGGGTGAGATCCAAAGTTTGTCTATTAAAGAACCATATCTTAAAATATGTGAAGATAAGATTGTACTAATGTTAGATAAAGCCTTTACTCCTAAAGTAGCTTCATCGTTTCATCGTAACCAAGAGATTATTCTACCTTCCTTCTGTCAGAATCCAAAACATGCCAAAGAACAGGAATGGCATACGCTAGATGTCAGAAGATACCTTCTACATTATCTCGAAGTTACCAAATCTTGGAGAAAAGACAACAATATTCTCCTACAATTTAAAGGAAAGAGCAAGGGCAGAAAAGCTTCAAAGGCATCCATCGCCAGGTGGATAAGAACagtcatcaaagaagcttatgatgccaacaacctggacatttcAGGGACTATTAGGGCCCACTCGACCCGAGGAGTGGCAGCCTCCTGGGCGGAAAAACGGGGCGCCTCATtagaggacatatgtagagcagctacctggtctactcacctaacttttgccaaacactataggctagatgttcAAAGTACTAGAGACcagtccttcggaaggaaggtcttacaagctgttgtcccaccctaa
- the LOC140126692 gene encoding uncharacterized protein isoform X2 translates to MDSDNIKSLDTKYSSRRLPARTNLSSPQKICFDRAALRKPLKLTVVRDTKTHSVGCHHPNTSDTIKRGTLLSPLLDKKTEWLFQDDLQPEESEQVHTVSEVQDGNSELGSRSDPTRSIYVYDRSERCVLPCANTSKISKVPQIRSMITLGRRGPLSVQGAAFWDFFGPQDIHKNHDRGDSFPEAERDSSHPLPGRSVTGGRFETRAYTPPRFHNEDPTAVRMDNKPGKVQTKLKYRSCVSRNIIGFDPADVLLPPEKATRLMQHAIMFQKRSHCTIREAMRILGLMTSSIQSVQWSQSHTRVLQSWILASWDKDPQHLNQKIQIPEAVKQSLEWWIDTSNLGRGISWHPWPVLNIRTDASQSGWGADIAGLPVQGLWPSSIRSRSSNFRELRAVLETLRASAQSLRGKHVRIYSDNTTTVAYLRHQGGTRNPDLLSLSDKIFIWAETNIRSLSATHLKGEMNQIADYLSRQTIDHNEWCLNEKIFSSLTQKWGQPVTDLFATSKNTKVPHFFSLDPNTPVCQRDAFSQSWSGPPNVCLSSYTSHSESDSEDQRRPSKGYTHCSLVAKEELVSVAREDGIGRTCHAGTSKQSSVPGSSLPSRSTGSPALGMDPERRLLISRGLSNKVLDFLQAGFDKGLKTNSLKVQISALSAFFDTPLAENRWIQRIQNMPKNRNGIR, encoded by the exons ATGGACTCAGATAACATCAAAtccctggatactaagtattcttcgAGAAGGTTACCAGCTAGAACTAACCTCTCTTCCCCCCAGAAAATTTGTTTTGACAGAGCAGCCCTCAGAAAACCTCTCAAACTCACTGTGGTCAGAGATACAAAAACTCATTCAGTTGGATGTCATCATCCCAATACCTCAGACACAATTAAAAGAGGgacactactctcccctcttcttgatAAAAAAACCGAATGGCTCTTTCAGGATGATTTGCAACCTGAAGAATCTGAACAGGTACATACGGTATCGGAAGTTCAAGATGGAAACAGTGAGCTCGGCAGCCGTTCTGATCCAACCAGGAGCATCTATGTGTACGATAGATCTGAGAGATGCGTATTACCATGTGCCAATACATCAAAAATCTCAAAAGTTCCTCAGATTCGCAGTATGATCACCTTGGGGAGAAGAGGTCCACTATCAGTACAAGGCGCTGCCTTTTGGGATTTCTTCGGCCCCCAGGACATTCACAAAAATCATGATCGAGGTGATAGCTTTCCTGAGGCAGAAAGGGATTCTAGTCATCCCCTACCTGGACGATCTGTTACTGGTGGCCGGTTCGAAACAAGAGCTTATACACCACCGAGATTTCACAATGAGGATCCTACAGCAGTTAGGATGGATAATAAACCTGGAAAAGTCCAAACTAAACTCAAGTACAGAAGTTGTGTTTCTAGGAACATTATTGGATTCGATCCAGCAGATGTCCTCTTACCACCAGAGAAAGCAACAAGACTAATGCAACATGCTATAATGTTTCAAAAAAGAAGTCATTGCACGATAAGGGAAGCCATGAGGATACTGGGCCTTATGACATCTTCCATACAAAGTGTACAGTGGAGCCAAAGTCACACCAGAGTCCTTCAAAGTTGGATATTGGCCTCCTGGGACAAAGATCCCCAACATCTAAATCAAAAGATCCAGATTCCGGAAGCGGTCAAGCAATCCCTGGAGTGGTGGATAGATACTTCCAACCTGGGAAGAGGGAtatcatggcatccctggccagtgtTAAATATCCggacggacgcaagtcagtcaggaTGGGGAGCGGACATAGCAGGCCTTCCCGTTCAGGGTCTATGGCCGTCCTCAATCAGATCCCGTTCCTCGAACTTCCGAGAACTAAGAGCTGTTCTAGAGACTTTAAGAGCAAGTGCTCAAAGCCTGAGGGGAAAGCATGTAAGAATTTATTCAGACAACACCACCACGGTGGCTTATCTCCGTCATCAGGGGGGTACCAGGAACCCCGATCTCCTCAGTCTTTCGGACAAGATATTCATCTGGGCAGAAACCAACATCCGCTCCCTCtcagccacccatctaaagggagAAATGAATCAAATAGCGGACTATCTCAGTCGTCAGACGATAGACCACAACGAGTGGTGTCTAAACGAGAAAATCTTTTCAAGTCTCACACAAAAATGGGGACAACCAGTAACAGATCTTTTTGCTAccagcaaaaatacaaaagttcctcatttcttctctctggatCCAAATACTCCGGTTTGCCAAAGGGATGCCTTCAGCCAGTCCTGGAGCGGACCTCCTAATGTATGCCTTTCCTCCTATACCTCTCATAGCGAGAGTGATTCAGAAGATCAGAGAAGACCTAGCAAAGGTTATACTCattgttccctggtggccaaagaggaactggtttccgtggCTAGGGAAGATGGCATTGGAAGAACCTGTCATGCTGGAACCTCTAAACAATcttctgttccagggtccagtttaCCATCCAGATCCACAGGCTCTCCGGCTctcggcatggatcctgaaaggagatTGCTGATATCCAGGGGACTATCAAACAAG gtgctagacttcctgcaaGCAGGGTTTGACAAGGGCCTTAAGACGAATTCCTTAAAAGTCCAAATTTCAGCCCTCAGTGCCTTTTTCGACACTCCATTAGCCGAAAATAGatggatccaaag AATCCAAAACATGCCAAAGAACAGGAATGGCATACGCTAG